A window of Pedobacter lusitanus contains these coding sequences:
- a CDS encoding RagB/SusD family nutrient uptake outer membrane protein, whose amino-acid sequence MMMKFKIYKTGIIKLLLVTITLVNFTACKKGLTEEPKSVFDAEKFFNTLEEADLATLGVYQSMCNMNTLGFYSAILYDNDNDISQIRDLVTSDFRGVAHYTITSESVYTQSTWQTYYEGINRANLVIDRIPQMAIYNNAAQRKILSRYLGEAKFLRGFYYAELARLFGGVPLKLTPTKSGDDLRLPKVSIDEVYTQVIKDMTEAIDLLPDGKTPDERISKIGVKGMLARISLFAGGYALRQNGQMERPSNYRDFYAIAQKLTKEVMESGQYTLNPSFEQFFRNQNQLKTDPNESMFEVAFYNLSGATPGSGVIGQWNAPAVAAGGIYGRTNSYVKTTPLFRNSFAAGDLRRDVAVATYQINAAGQTVEYTAAQDNNYAPGKWRREYQISPAKDLNNTDINYVVLRYADVLLMRAEIENELNGGPNLIAYTAINMVRRRAFGKSVNTPDPAVDLPVGLSKSDFFNALKNERAWELCFEGLRKYDLIRWNMLGTSLRTTESNLISYRSNFPYIAGTMFKDGRHELYPIPLREMDLNRNLVQNPGY is encoded by the coding sequence ATGATGATGAAATTTAAGATTTATAAAACAGGTATTATTAAATTATTGCTGGTAACAATTACCCTGGTTAATTTTACCGCTTGTAAAAAAGGTCTGACTGAAGAACCGAAATCTGTTTTTGATGCAGAAAAGTTCTTTAATACACTGGAAGAAGCTGATCTGGCAACTTTAGGTGTTTATCAGAGTATGTGTAATATGAATACACTGGGGTTTTATTCCGCTATTCTTTATGATAATGATAACGACATTTCACAAATTAGAGACCTGGTTACTTCAGATTTCAGAGGGGTAGCACATTATACAATTACATCGGAGTCTGTTTATACCCAAAGTACCTGGCAAACTTACTATGAAGGAATTAACCGGGCTAATCTGGTCATAGACAGAATCCCTCAGATGGCAATATATAATAATGCTGCTCAACGTAAAATATTAAGCCGCTATCTTGGCGAAGCCAAATTTTTGCGCGGGTTTTATTATGCTGAACTGGCCAGATTGTTTGGTGGTGTTCCGCTGAAGCTAACACCCACAAAATCAGGGGATGATCTCCGCTTACCAAAAGTTTCTATTGATGAGGTATATACTCAGGTTATTAAAGATATGACAGAAGCGATAGACTTGCTTCCTGATGGGAAAACCCCGGATGAACGGATCAGTAAAATTGGCGTTAAAGGAATGCTGGCACGGATCTCCTTATTTGCCGGAGGGTACGCTTTAAGACAAAATGGCCAGATGGAGCGTCCTTCAAACTACAGGGATTTCTATGCTATTGCTCAGAAACTGACAAAAGAAGTTATGGAATCTGGTCAGTATACATTAAATCCGAGCTTTGAGCAGTTTTTCAGAAATCAGAATCAGTTAAAAACAGATCCAAATGAAAGTATGTTTGAGGTGGCTTTTTATAATCTGAGCGGAGCGACCCCAGGATCTGGCGTAATCGGGCAGTGGAATGCTCCTGCAGTTGCAGCCGGCGGTATTTATGGACGTACCAATTCTTATGTCAAGACAACTCCTTTATTTAGGAATTCATTTGCTGCGGGCGACTTAAGAAGAGATGTAGCTGTTGCCACTTACCAGATTAATGCTGCTGGTCAGACTGTAGAATATACTGCTGCGCAGGATAATAATTATGCACCTGGAAAATGGCGCAGGGAATATCAGATTTCCCCTGCAAAGGATCTGAATAATACAGATATAAATTATGTAGTGCTGCGTTATGCAGATGTACTTCTAATGCGTGCTGAGATAGAGAACGAGCTTAACGGAGGGCCAAATTTAATTGCTTACACTGCTATCAATATGGTCAGAAGAAGGGCTTTTGGCAAATCTGTCAATACACCTGACCCTGCAGTTGATTTACCCGTAGGGTTGAGTAAATCCGACTTTTTTAATGCATTGAAGAATGAACGAGCCTGGGAGCTTTGTTTTGAAGGATTAAGAAAATACGACCTGATTCGCTGGAATATGTTGGGAACAAGTCTGCGTACTACAGAGAGTAATCTCATTTCTTATCGGAGTAATTTCCCCTATATAGCCGGAACGATGTTTAAAGATGGCAGACATGAACTATATCCGATCCCGTTAAGAGAAATGGATTTAAATAGAAACCTGGTTCAAAATCCCGGCTATTAA
- a CDS encoding SusC/RagA family TonB-linked outer membrane protein, with translation MKKTILLVLLLSMSVFVYAQDLITVKGIVKDGENKPVPGATIFEKGTKNAVVARQDGSYLIKVKSDAMLIFSYLGSKTVEQLVKKRTIIDVKLLDDANDLNEVVVIGYGKVQRKDLTGAVSSVKGEDLAKIPVQNVASALAGRVAGLRVVADDGTPGGTPSITLRGGGSITQSNEPLYVIDGVPQTDGLSFLDPTDIESIDVLKDASATSIYGARGSNGVILVTTKQLKSGKLTIGYDMYYGAKKANKFIPVLNSYDFTRLLYEKFGADPVKLPDLQRDFGNYSDLQSLYGNRPGINWQDVMFGDWSHTQYHKFSISGGQSETRFNLFYSRSDDQGLVQPGGSVKNVAKFNLLHNINKKMRLNAIINYSDQKITGFGTREGGDRFNALINIFQYRPISNKNSTDQDFLDLENDPTIDVNLIPLQNPRINAESQLRSSLNRTLNLNTSLEYNFANHFTYRGLVSSKISGTKAKMFNDARSIVSKRSGGPSGSLSQTDNNGFNYNNTITYDNEFNKTHKVSFLLGQEQQYSTLESFSASNSKFPSVNLGVDNIGLGTSPGVPASAAEAEDMLSFFTRANYAYKDKYIFTATLRADGSSKFGDNNKWGYFPSAAFAWRAVNESFFKNIKFLSDAKLRLSYGTAGNNRIPNYLLTSQLVNGSYPLNNNNSTTVYPNNIENKNLKWETTRSLNIGLDLGFFKQRVNLTVEAYDNRTKDLLLSAQVPYISGFASQVINIGATSNRGLEIGLNTVNIKNEAFIWSSAINMAWNKNKVLALSTNEDRRLSNSWSSQSDYLVQVGQAIGLMYGYKSNGVYQVSDFNYNPTTNIYTLKPGIPVDVNYNAQPGYLKLADLNGDGVINPADRTVIGNGIPKFTGGFNNTFTYKGFDLSVLINWSVGNDIYNANRLQMATNVSAYTNNLDYFKNRWTTIDAAGNKVNTPAALEALNAGKTIPRYDGYGTTPRFFDQVVEDGSFIRLNNVSLGYNLPKSWISKARLNNVRVYLTGYNLYVLDKYSGYDPEVSTSSAGGLTPGVDFGGYPRSRYFVAGLNISL, from the coding sequence ATGAAAAAAACAATACTGTTAGTATTACTTCTATCCATGAGTGTCTTTGTTTATGCACAAGATCTGATTACTGTAAAGGGGATAGTCAAAGATGGGGAGAATAAGCCTGTTCCGGGAGCAACTATTTTTGAGAAAGGCACAAAAAATGCTGTAGTTGCCAGGCAGGATGGCAGTTATCTGATTAAAGTCAAATCAGATGCAATGCTGATTTTTTCTTATCTCGGCTCTAAAACCGTTGAACAGCTGGTAAAAAAAAGGACCATCATTGATGTGAAACTTTTAGATGATGCAAATGATCTGAATGAAGTTGTTGTCATTGGTTATGGTAAGGTTCAGCGTAAAGATCTCACTGGTGCTGTTTCTTCAGTCAAAGGTGAAGATCTGGCTAAAATTCCTGTACAGAATGTAGCATCGGCTCTTGCTGGCCGTGTTGCTGGTCTGAGAGTCGTGGCCGATGATGGTACTCCGGGAGGAACACCCTCAATTACCTTACGCGGAGGAGGTTCTATCACGCAAAGTAATGAACCACTTTATGTCATAGATGGTGTCCCGCAAACAGATGGGCTTAGTTTTCTGGACCCTACTGATATTGAAAGTATTGATGTTTTAAAGGATGCATCAGCAACTTCAATATATGGAGCCAGAGGCTCGAATGGTGTAATTCTGGTCACTACTAAACAGTTAAAATCCGGTAAGCTGACTATAGGATATGATATGTATTATGGGGCTAAAAAAGCTAACAAATTCATTCCCGTATTGAATTCGTATGATTTTACCAGGTTACTTTATGAAAAGTTTGGCGCGGATCCGGTAAAACTTCCCGATTTACAGCGTGATTTTGGAAACTATTCAGATCTGCAGTCATTGTATGGCAACAGGCCAGGGATTAACTGGCAGGATGTAATGTTTGGAGACTGGTCTCATACACAATATCATAAATTCAGTATCTCCGGAGGACAGAGTGAAACACGTTTCAATTTGTTTTACTCCAGAAGTGACGATCAGGGACTTGTTCAGCCAGGAGGCTCTGTAAAGAATGTCGCAAAATTCAACCTGCTGCATAATATCAATAAAAAGATGAGACTCAACGCTATTATCAATTACAGTGATCAGAAAATTACCGGATTTGGAACACGTGAAGGGGGGGATCGTTTTAATGCACTGATCAATATTTTTCAGTACAGACCAATTAGTAATAAAAACTCCACGGATCAGGACTTTTTAGATCTGGAAAATGATCCTACTATAGACGTCAATTTAATCCCTTTACAGAATCCGCGTATCAATGCAGAATCACAACTGCGGTCGTCTTTAAACCGGACTTTAAATCTGAATACTTCACTGGAATATAATTTTGCAAACCACTTTACTTACCGTGGGCTGGTTTCCTCTAAAATTTCGGGAACCAAAGCAAAGATGTTTAATGATGCCCGCTCAATTGTCTCCAAGCGAAGTGGGGGGCCATCAGGTTCTTTATCACAAACAGACAATAACGGATTTAATTACAACAATACGATCACTTATGATAATGAGTTTAACAAAACACATAAGGTGTCATTCTTGCTGGGCCAGGAACAGCAATATTCGACTCTAGAGAGCTTTTCGGCCAGTAACAGTAAATTTCCATCTGTAAATCTTGGTGTGGACAATATTGGTCTGGGCACATCACCAGGAGTTCCTGCTTCAGCTGCTGAAGCCGAAGATATGCTCTCTTTCTTTACCCGCGCAAATTATGCCTATAAAGACAAGTATATTTTTACTGCGACACTCAGAGCCGACGGGTCTTCTAAATTCGGAGATAACAACAAATGGGGGTACTTTCCCTCTGCTGCATTTGCCTGGAGAGCTGTTAATGAGTCTTTTTTTAAGAATATTAAATTTTTGTCAGATGCTAAACTGCGTTTAAGCTATGGTACAGCTGGAAACAACCGCATTCCTAATTATTTGTTGACCAGTCAGCTGGTTAATGGCAGCTATCCTTTAAATAACAATAACAGTACAACTGTCTATCCTAATAATATTGAAAACAAAAACCTGAAATGGGAGACTACCAGATCTTTAAACATTGGACTGGATCTGGGCTTCTTCAAACAGCGGGTAAACCTTACCGTTGAAGCTTATGATAACCGGACAAAAGACCTGTTGTTATCGGCTCAGGTCCCTTATATAAGCGGTTTCGCTTCGCAGGTTATCAATATCGGTGCTACATCTAACCGGGGTTTAGAAATTGGTTTAAATACGGTAAATATTAAGAATGAGGCTTTCATCTGGAGCAGTGCCATTAATATGGCCTGGAATAAAAACAAAGTATTGGCTTTGAGTACTAACGAAGACAGAAGGCTCAGTAACAGCTGGTCTTCTCAAAGCGACTATTTAGTACAAGTAGGGCAAGCTATTGGTTTAATGTATGGTTATAAGTCCAATGGAGTTTATCAGGTTAGTGATTTTAACTATAATCCAACCACAAATATCTATACGCTAAAACCGGGAATACCTGTTGATGTGAATTATAATGCACAACCTGGTTATCTTAAGCTGGCAGACCTGAATGGCGACGGCGTAATCAATCCTGCTGACAGAACAGTTATTGGAAACGGCATTCCTAAATTCACTGGTGGGTTTAACAATACTTTCACTTATAAGGGATTTGACCTGAGTGTTTTGATAAACTGGTCAGTAGGCAATGATATATATAACGCAAACAGACTCCAGATGGCTACCAATGTCAGCGCTTATACAAACAATCTGGATTATTTTAAAAATAGATGGACCACAATCGATGCTGCGGGGAACAAAGTTAACACTCCAGCTGCCTTAGAGGCCTTAAATGCCGGGAAAACCATTCCAAGATATGATGGCTATGGAACAACACCCCGTTTTTTTGATCAGGTAGTAGAAGATGGTTCTTTTATCAGACTCAATAATGTAAGCCTGGGTTATAATTTGCCAAAAAGCTGGATTTCAAAAGCCAGACTCAACAATGTAAGAGTTTATCTTACTGGCTATAATCTTTATGTGCTTGATAAATACTCAGGCTACGATCCGGAAGTGAGTACAAGCAGTGCAGGCGGGCTTACCCCTGGTGTGGATTTCGGGGGCTATCCCCGTAGCAGATACTTTGTGGCAGGGCTGAATATTTCACTTTAA
- a CDS encoding ferritin-like domain-containing protein: MDIFNILNNLEKVDQEIYERLSPRRKVMKVFFNLGKKISVAALPMALATMLQKAYGQTTASTGVIDSLNFALALEYMEFHLYNNALTVTPSLIPNEDKPIITAMRNHEQAHINLLIQTIQSLNGTVRSAMPYEAFDYTKVAVNVNTSYSIFLRTAMLIEDLGVRARKGQLISLTANNTVLAAAVRIHSLEARHSAQIRLMINKMQLTNMKSLRPWPGQRRSDNGELIKDNFNDSALGVMAPIYDKDSTATNSEIKTVQAGISLIGINGNTEITVAPAAESFDEFLLTASAKKIASDLFIKAGYKLI; encoded by the coding sequence ATGGATATTTTTAATATACTTAACAATCTTGAAAAGGTTGATCAAGAGATCTATGAGCGTTTAAGTCCTCGTCGCAAAGTCATGAAGGTTTTTTTTAATCTTGGTAAAAAGATCTCTGTTGCAGCATTACCAATGGCTTTGGCTACCATGCTGCAAAAAGCTTATGGACAAACTACCGCTAGCACCGGAGTTATTGATTCACTGAATTTTGCACTGGCTTTAGAGTATATGGAATTTCATCTCTATAACAATGCTCTTACGGTTACGCCCTCACTTATACCAAATGAAGATAAACCTATTATCACTGCGATGCGCAATCACGAACAGGCGCATATTAATCTGCTGATACAAACTATTCAATCATTAAATGGTACAGTTCGTTCTGCAATGCCTTATGAGGCCTTTGATTACACTAAAGTTGCGGTTAATGTAAATACCAGCTACAGTATCTTCTTAAGGACGGCTATGTTGATTGAAGATCTGGGCGTCAGGGCACGTAAAGGGCAGCTCATTTCGCTCACGGCTAATAATACAGTATTGGCAGCTGCGGTTAGAATTCATTCTCTTGAAGCCCGCCATTCTGCTCAGATAAGACTAATGATCAATAAAATGCAGCTAACTAATATGAAGTCATTAAGACCATGGCCGGGACAGAGAAGGAGTGATAATGGAGAGTTAATCAAAGATAACTTCAATGACTCAGCTCTTGGAGTGATGGCACCTATCTATGATAAAGATAGTACAGCAACCAATAGTGAAATTAAAACGGTACAGGCCGGAATTTCACTGATTGGAATTAATGGGAACACAGAAATTACAGTTGCACCCGCAGCAGAATCTTTTGATGAGTTTTTATTAACAGCTTCTGCGAAAAAAATCGCTAGCGACCTGTTTATTAAAGCCGGATATAAGTTAATCTGA
- a CDS encoding ferritin-like domain-containing protein, producing MTRGPSEIEAQMLVPLTGKIHRRAFFQFAGITIVAATVSSCKEVVPEPSTPYINTDYTIDFKNDTGLLNYIYALEQLEAAFYTKAGENLTAGFTPNQVTFFTDIRLHEIAHREFFKTYLGTAAPGTLEFDFSSIDFSNTTAVLTAAKTIADLVLAAYNGIIGRGKETHTLIILSQIVSVEARHASWVREQTGANSFADLSDLAILGADTSNGFDISLLPDQVLAQTAKYIKTKLNVINLYI from the coding sequence ATGACCAGAGGTCCTTCTGAAATAGAAGCTCAAATGCTAGTGCCTCTAACGGGCAAAATACACCGTAGAGCATTCTTTCAATTTGCAGGAATTACTATTGTTGCGGCTACCGTATCCAGTTGCAAAGAGGTGGTGCCAGAGCCTTCGACACCCTATATAAATACTGATTATACTATTGATTTTAAAAATGACACAGGTTTATTAAACTATATTTATGCGCTGGAACAACTTGAAGCAGCATTTTATACCAAAGCGGGTGAAAACTTAACAGCAGGCTTCACACCAAATCAGGTCACTTTTTTTACCGATATCAGATTGCACGAAATTGCTCATCGTGAGTTCTTCAAGACTTATTTGGGAACAGCTGCTCCGGGTACCCTTGAGTTTGATTTCTCCTCCATAGATTTCAGTAATACTACAGCTGTATTAACGGCAGCAAAAACTATAGCAGATTTAGTGCTGGCAGCATATAACGGTATAATTGGCAGAGGTAAGGAAACTCACACCTTAATTATTTTAAGTCAGATCGTATCTGTAGAAGCACGTCATGCATCATGGGTACGAGAACAAACAGGAGCGAATAGCTTTGCTGATTTAAGTGACCTGGCCATTCTGGGGGCAGATACCAGCAACGGTTTTGATATTAGCTTACTGCCAGATCAGGTTTTGGCGCAGACAGCAAAATATATAAAAACCAAGCTAAACGTAATTAATTTATACATCTGA
- a CDS encoding glycoside hydrolase family 88 protein has product MNKTFSLFLAASFYALTSFSNPVSGDDSLQWLKKTRNVIAYQLDKAAGNYIPGNNPRSINPDGKVRLAPYKDWTTGFFPGSLWYGYELTGDKKLAEQAKRFTLALDSVRYITNTHDLGFMLYCSYGNAYRITGDQIYLPPLADGAHHLFDRFNPKVGVIRSWDFGKWHYPVIIDNMMNLEYLYWAAKEFNEPAYVLAASDHALTTMKNHYRKDYSSYHLVDYDPVTGKTLRKVTHQGLTNESAWARGQAWGLYGYTMCYSNTSKQTFLAQAEHIAFFIMNHPRMPKDKIPVWDFDVHNALDAEERAPRDASAAAIIASALLNLSTQVKDGRKYFDYAEEILKSLSSDAYLAKPGENGFFILKHSVGAFLYNSEIDTPLDYADYYYLEALKRYIAIKKINLSKI; this is encoded by the coding sequence ATGAATAAAACTTTCAGCCTGTTTCTTGCTGCATCTTTTTATGCCTTAACCAGTTTTTCTAACCCCGTCTCAGGCGACGATTCTTTACAATGGTTAAAAAAAACCAGAAACGTAATAGCTTATCAATTAGATAAAGCTGCCGGCAATTATATCCCCGGTAACAATCCCCGTTCTATCAATCCTGATGGCAAAGTAAGGCTGGCTCCCTATAAAGACTGGACAACAGGTTTTTTTCCTGGTTCTCTGTGGTACGGATACGAACTTACCGGAGATAAAAAACTGGCTGAGCAGGCTAAGCGCTTTACACTGGCACTGGATTCTGTAAGGTATATCACCAATACTCATGATTTGGGATTTATGTTATACTGTTCTTACGGTAATGCTTACCGGATCACCGGTGATCAGATCTATTTGCCACCACTTGCAGATGGCGCTCATCATCTCTTTGACAGATTTAATCCTAAAGTCGGTGTGATCAGATCCTGGGATTTTGGAAAGTGGCACTATCCGGTAATTATTGATAATATGATGAATCTGGAATATCTGTATTGGGCAGCAAAAGAATTCAATGAACCTGCATATGTGCTTGCAGCAAGTGATCACGCCCTGACCACAATGAAAAATCACTACAGAAAAGATTATAGTTCTTATCATTTGGTTGATTACGATCCCGTCACAGGAAAGACACTGCGTAAGGTTACTCATCAGGGACTTACTAATGAATCAGCCTGGGCACGCGGACAAGCCTGGGGTCTGTATGGTTATACCATGTGTTATAGCAATACCAGTAAACAAACATTTTTAGCTCAGGCAGAACATATAGCTTTTTTTATCATGAACCATCCCCGTATGCCAAAGGATAAAATTCCTGTGTGGGATTTTGATGTACATAATGCTCTTGATGCTGAAGAGCGGGCACCAAGAGATGCTTCGGCTGCGGCTATTATTGCATCAGCCTTGCTTAATCTGAGTACTCAGGTAAAAGATGGCAGGAAATATTTTGACTATGCAGAGGAGATTCTTAAATCTTTATCTTCGGATGCTTATCTGGCTAAACCTGGCGAAAATGGCTTTTTTATCCTGAAACATAGTGTAGGAGCTTTTCTCTATAATTCAGAAATTGACACCCCACTGGATTATGCCGACTATTATTACCTGGAAGCACTGAAACGTTATATAGCTATCAAAAAAATAAAC